The Podarcis raffonei isolate rPodRaf1 chromosome 2, rPodRaf1.pri, whole genome shotgun sequence genome window below encodes:
- the LOC128407686 gene encoding volume-regulated anion channel subunit LRRC8D-like isoform X2: MTCLPLNYKLNETTAAMLKPGAMDSATSEEFSTENSGRPINLDYQQYLYINHVCYQNALPWFSKYFPYLALVNSLILMASSNFWFRYPKTSSKIEHFLSILMKCFESPWTIKAVSEMVCQNSLDLPKTMDTRGCQEQFISPSSSPILDWKEREQGRALFEKICRFRAHAEGASLIYMVYMGQTIFKVAKILTVLGYTSNCIGAISFEHVCWLDTENLTGYSVFLCNHSLAFILQKLMVTYLFLVFLYGVVGAYPLVWLLRQPLQKYSFKQMREDSHFLGIPDVYNDFAFLLHMADQCDQLYSWRFAIFLSAMSKSSLLDVGLEHKASIEGLQLHVH, encoded by the coding sequence ATGACCTGCTTGCCTCTGAATTACAAGCTAAATGAGACCACAGCAGCTATGCTCAAGCCTGGAGCTATGGACAGTGCCACCAGTGAAGAGTTTTCTACTGAGAACAGTGGACGCCCAATCAACCTTGACTACCAGCAGTACCTGTACATAAACCATGTCTGCTATCAGAATGCTTTGCCTTGGTTCTCCAAGTATTTTCCTTACCTAGCACTTGTCAACTCACTGATTTTAATGGCAAGCAGCAACTTCTGGTTCAGGTACCCTAAGACGTCCTCAAAGATCGAACACTTCTTATCCATCCTCATGAAATGCTTCGAGTCCCCTTGGACCATCAAGGCCGTCTCTGAAATGGTCTGCCAGAATTCCCTAGACCTACCCAAAACCATGGATACTAGAGGGTGTCAAGAACAATTTATTTCCCCTTCATCCTCTCCTATCCTTGACTGGAAGGAGAGGGAGCAGGGCCGGGCGCTCTTTGAGAAGATCTGCAGATTCAGGGCACATGCTGAAGGTGCCAGCTTGATTTATATGGTCTACATGGGACAAACAATCTTCAAAGTTGCCAAGATCCTAACTGTGCTGGGCTACACCTCCAACTGCATAGGAGCCATCTCCTTTGAACATGTTTGCTGGCTGGACACAGAGAACCTCACCGGCTACTCTGTTTTCCTCTGTAACCACAGCTTGGCTTTCATTCTGCAGAAGTTGATGGTGACCTACCTGTTCTTGGTATTCCTCTATGGGGTGGTGGGGGCTTACCCACTGGTGTGGCTGCTGCGGCAGCCGCTGCAGAAGTATTCCTTTAAGCAAATGCGAGAAGACAGTCACTTTCTTGGCATCCCAGATGTCTACAACGACTTTGCTTTCCTCCTGCACATGGCTGATCAGTGCGACCAACTATACTCCTGGCGGTTTGCCATCTTCCTCTCAGCCATGAGCAAGAGCTCTTTGCTGGATGTGGGCCTTGAACACAAGGCAAGTATTGAAGGGCTGCAGCTGCATGTGCATTGA
- the LOC128407686 gene encoding volume-regulated anion channel subunit LRRC8D-like isoform X1, with protein MFNLTEVTFVGDTHTRFQTLKPWWDVLMDYLVVAMLMVSLLSGTLLISVDHMTCLPLNYKLNETTAAMLKPGAMDSATSEEFSTENSGRPINLDYQQYLYINHVCYQNALPWFSKYFPYLALVNSLILMASSNFWFRYPKTSSKIEHFLSILMKCFESPWTIKAVSEMVCQNSLDLPKTMDTRGCQEQFISPSSSPILDWKEREQGRALFEKICRFRAHAEGASLIYMVYMGQTIFKVAKILTVLGYTSNCIGAISFEHVCWLDTENLTGYSVFLCNHSLAFILQKLMVTYLFLVFLYGVVGAYPLVWLLRQPLQKYSFKQMREDSHFLGIPDVYNDFAFLLHMADQCDQLYSWRFAIFLSAMSKSSLLDVGLEHKASIEGLQLHVH; from the coding sequence ATGTTTAACCTGACAGAAGTGACCTTCGTCGGTGATACCCACACTCGGTTCCAGACTCTAAAGCCTTGGTGGGATGTCCTGATGGACTACTTGGTAGTAGCGATGCTGATGGTCTCTCTCCTCTCAGGTACTCTGCTGATTTCTGTTGACCATATGACCTGCTTGCCTCTGAATTACAAGCTAAATGAGACCACAGCAGCTATGCTCAAGCCTGGAGCTATGGACAGTGCCACCAGTGAAGAGTTTTCTACTGAGAACAGTGGACGCCCAATCAACCTTGACTACCAGCAGTACCTGTACATAAACCATGTCTGCTATCAGAATGCTTTGCCTTGGTTCTCCAAGTATTTTCCTTACCTAGCACTTGTCAACTCACTGATTTTAATGGCAAGCAGCAACTTCTGGTTCAGGTACCCTAAGACGTCCTCAAAGATCGAACACTTCTTATCCATCCTCATGAAATGCTTCGAGTCCCCTTGGACCATCAAGGCCGTCTCTGAAATGGTCTGCCAGAATTCCCTAGACCTACCCAAAACCATGGATACTAGAGGGTGTCAAGAACAATTTATTTCCCCTTCATCCTCTCCTATCCTTGACTGGAAGGAGAGGGAGCAGGGCCGGGCGCTCTTTGAGAAGATCTGCAGATTCAGGGCACATGCTGAAGGTGCCAGCTTGATTTATATGGTCTACATGGGACAAACAATCTTCAAAGTTGCCAAGATCCTAACTGTGCTGGGCTACACCTCCAACTGCATAGGAGCCATCTCCTTTGAACATGTTTGCTGGCTGGACACAGAGAACCTCACCGGCTACTCTGTTTTCCTCTGTAACCACAGCTTGGCTTTCATTCTGCAGAAGTTGATGGTGACCTACCTGTTCTTGGTATTCCTCTATGGGGTGGTGGGGGCTTACCCACTGGTGTGGCTGCTGCGGCAGCCGCTGCAGAAGTATTCCTTTAAGCAAATGCGAGAAGACAGTCACTTTCTTGGCATCCCAGATGTCTACAACGACTTTGCTTTCCTCCTGCACATGGCTGATCAGTGCGACCAACTATACTCCTGGCGGTTTGCCATCTTCCTCTCAGCCATGAGCAAGAGCTCTTTGCTGGATGTGGGCCTTGAACACAAGGCAAGTATTGAAGGGCTGCAGCTGCATGTGCATTGA